From the Hoplias malabaricus isolate fHopMal1 chromosome 13, fHopMal1.hap1, whole genome shotgun sequence genome, the window CCTGGAGCTGCCGGCTGGGGCCATCCTCTCCTTGGAGCAGATCAGAGCCATCCGCTCGTCCAACGAGTACACAGAGGGTCCGGCTGTGGTGGCCCGCAGACCCCCTGCCCCAGCACCTCGGGTCCACGACAAACACGAAAGGACTCACGAGGTCATCCTCGTCAACGTCAACAACAACTACGAGGCGCGCCCGGCGGTCAGCAGGCCGCCTGCCCTCAGCCGCTCCACCAGCATGGGCAGCGCCGGGAGCTCCGGCAGCAGTGGTAGTGCATCTTCGGAGCAGGGGTTGCTTGCCCAGTCGCCTCCGTCGCggcaacaccaccaccaccatcatcatcaacagcaccatcatcatcataatcaaaACAGGCCAGAAAGAGCCGTTAGGACTCAGCCTAAAGGTCTGAGCTCACCCATGCAGCCGCTTCTACCAACAGACACTCTGCTGAAGCAGCCGGTGAGCCTCGGGCCTGCTCTGGCCGGCAAGGGTGATCTAACACCCTCGTCCCCGCACCAGTTCATCTGCGAACGATGTGGCAAGTGCAAATGCAGCGAATGTACAGCCCCTCGTATGCTGCCCTCTTGCCTGGCTTGCAACGGTCAGTGCCTTTGCTCGGCTGAGAGCCTCGTGGAGCACGGTACCTGCATGTGCCTGGTCAAAGGCCTCTTCTACCACTGCTCCAATGATGACGATGACGGAGATTCCTGCGCAGACAGGCCCTGCTCTTTATCCCGGCCTCGCTGCCTTCCCCGTTTCTTGTGCATGGGCCTGATGGCACCGTTTTTCCCATGCCTGCTCTGCTACCCTCCAGCCAAGGCCTGCGTCAAGGCGTGCCAGCATCTCCATGACCGGGTGAACAGGCCCGGGTGTCGCTGCAAGAACTCCAACACCGTCTATTGCAAGCTGCAGGGCTGGGATCAAGGTCAAGGGCATGGACTGGGACAAGCCAAGCCCTCCTGAGAACGAGCTGAGAAGCCAGTATACCCCAGATATGCGCTAAAAACATGCAGAGGAACTGATCAAGGGCTGATCTGACCGGTCAGTCTGGCGCAGGTGTCCACTGTAGCCCCACCCACCCTGATCGGGGAGGAAGAGGATGGACTAATGATGATGGTGACCATCAAAACTCTTCTATAACACAATCCCCTCTTCCTTGCCTGGTCTGCTGCTAGGAGAACAGAGAACGGAAAAATCGAAACCACTTTTTTCTGATGTTGAGCagagtttattttgttttgttttaatttaacaaaccAGTGTTTGCCTTAACTGACTGTGGGACTGTTCAGCTACTCACTAACGTTAAaagtgggggggtgggggatggcattaaaataaaaataataaagaggaagaaagaaactGGTGCTGCAAGGTTTTGCCGAGAGAACGAGCATCGGCCTCCTGCCGaatctgtgaaggactgtctaGCCAGACCATAATATGTAGCTGTTACCAGATCTCCATAGCAACCTGGTATTGTTCAAGGAGGGTTGTGGTAAACTGGGTCCCCGTGGCCGTGCACGTTTCCACGGAAACGACCCTCCCTCTCATAGTATTCCTCCCTGACGCTATTCCCGAACAGAAACGGACATTCCGGACTGAATTCCGGACGGATGTCTTTCCTTTGCTCCCCAAAACACTTACTCAAACACTCCGTGGCATTCTGACTCTGTTTAtgttgttgtcttttttttttccctcatatttttgtaaattgtaTGTTTAAAGTTCATTAGAGGAAAAATTCTGGctattttttaagaaaaaaagaaacaaaagaaagaaagaaaaatgtctgtttaaacttttttttgtcattgtaaaaaaaatatttattaagtgAAGCTCTAttattttatgatatttattGCAAAAAGACAGTCTTAGATTTACTCATGTCTGAATATAACAAAATATCAATACTGAAAAATGGTGACACGAAAAAAGAAAATGCTATGTTAACTTTACTgcagaaatatattaattaacatAAAATACATACCGGCTTGTGTCTTTCATTATTACTTttccaactgtgtgtgtgtgtgtgtgtgtgtgtgtgtgtgtggctgaatgTAGGGACTGGGAGAACAGTTTTTTgttgtgggtgtttgtgctCTCATTCACTCTGTATCAGTCTCtcttttttagttgtgtgtgtttgcactgcCTTCTCAAACTGTCCTTATTtgttctgagagtgtgtgtgtgtgtgtgtgtgtgagggagattGGGGCCATCTCTTCTCAGCCacctgtgtaattatcataaaGTGTTATCACTGTAGGTTTTTTATTGCTTAGTTCCTGCTGCTACAGGCTTTGACCCggagtctctttctctctctcatctctctggAAGAGGCTGCTGGAGGAAGCCCGGGTTGTTTTTGGCACGGCTAGGTCTCAGCCGAGCATGAATCAAAGTGGAAAAACGAAGCTAAAAGTACAGTGTTGAAGAGTTGAAATGTTCTGgggttgtttttctgttttcgtTCTTAAGCTCAGTCACTCTCCTGTTGCGCCATGTTGCCATGGGATTTGAATGATACGTAGCTTGAAATCTGAGCCTTGAACAGTTCCCAATTCCACATATTTAAAGTGTTAATTGGTCTCAGCTTGTGTAGCAATGAAACTACAAAACGATAGCTTTCATTTCACtccaatgttttattatatccAAAATTTAGCAATTAACAGCTTTAGTTTTGTACTATAGGTAATAATAATGCTAAATCTATAGGCTAGATCAGATATATGTCATGTTTACAGGGAAAGATTGATGCTAGCAAGCACTATTTTTGCTAACCTTTTTTCTGTCCCTGTCAAATTTCTTAGTTATCCAGGACTTATCTGTGGTTCCACTTTAAGTTTTGTATTAGAAACGAGTGTAcactaatgtagctaacaagtaatGAGCAGTAAAAACTTGGAACTGTGGACAATAGATAGATATACATATGAAACTTCTAGTTTTAGCTGAATTGTACTTTTgtttctcacattttatatccaAATTTAGCTGTTAACTAAGACCAGCCTAATGTTTCCAgctttatttttcttaataGAGGCTATTATGATGCTAATGTACCTGAGAAATGGATTG encodes:
- the spry1 gene encoding protein sprouty homolog 1; amino-acid sequence: MDRRSQRGVAGSAAVIREPSAGERLDLELPAGAILSLEQIRAIRSSNEYTEGPAVVARRPPAPAPRVHDKHERTHEVILVNVNNNYEARPAVSRPPALSRSTSMGSAGSSGSSGSASSEQGLLAQSPPSRQHHHHHHHQQHHHHHNQNRPERAVRTQPKGLSSPMQPLLPTDTLLKQPVSLGPALAGKGDLTPSSPHQFICERCGKCKCSECTAPRMLPSCLACNGQCLCSAESLVEHGTCMCLVKGLFYHCSNDDDDGDSCADRPCSLSRPRCLPRFLCMGLMAPFFPCLLCYPPAKACVKACQHLHDRVNRPGCRCKNSNTVYCKLQGWDQGQGHGLGQAKPS